A genomic stretch from Methanomassiliicoccales archaeon includes:
- a CDS encoding bifunctional phosphoglucose/phosphomannose isomerase: MHEELDDIPRMTRIDQSKMIKYILEFPNQLRTILDSSGSYEPFGVEDVCICGVGGSAIAGDILSEYLFDVSASPVFVIRSTHLPKWVRKDTLVIVVSYSGNTVETLASFRDALRRGCKIVCVTSGGKLMESCLSLNVQHLELPKNIMPRAAIGYLLGAIAIVLDREGIASIVSELRRKLRELESYVRECSPEIPSTSNEAKRLAKRLYRHVPVICAQRNLRAIAARWQSQINENAKMLAFHGEIPEMNHNQIVGWLEGEYGPDCLPVFLRGFSTDSVLSTMIDVTIRMFERRNSNAVTVDIPGEDTLSCILHGIALGDFVSYYLAMLKGIDPTPIHSISELKSNLPNHLIRD, from the coding sequence ATGCACGAAGAGCTTGATGATATTCCACGGATGACCCGCATTGATCAATCGAAGATGATCAAATATATTCTTGAGTTCCCAAATCAATTGAGAACCATTCTTGACTCATCTGGCAGTTATGAACCTTTTGGTGTTGAGGATGTCTGCATCTGTGGTGTTGGCGGATCTGCGATTGCTGGTGACATTCTCTCTGAATACCTTTTTGATGTTTCGGCATCACCAGTTTTCGTCATACGATCAACTCACCTTCCTAAATGGGTTAGAAAAGATACGCTCGTCATTGTAGTAAGCTATTCTGGCAATACAGTTGAAACCCTAGCATCGTTCAGAGATGCACTCCGAAGAGGATGCAAAATCGTCTGCGTCACATCCGGTGGAAAATTGATGGAGAGTTGTCTATCTCTAAATGTTCAGCATTTAGAATTGCCAAAGAACATTATGCCGAGAGCTGCGATCGGCTATCTGCTCGGAGCAATAGCGATCGTCCTTGATCGTGAAGGAATCGCATCCATCGTATCTGAGTTGAGGAGGAAATTGAGGGAGTTGGAGTCGTATGTGAGGGAATGCTCGCCTGAAATTCCTTCAACTTCAAATGAGGCGAAGAGACTCGCCAAACGACTTTATAGGCACGTTCCAGTAATCTGCGCGCAGAGGAATCTCCGCGCAATTGCCGCCCGCTGGCAAAGCCAGATCAACGAAAATGCGAAGATGTTAGCTTTTCATGGTGAAATTCCAGAAATGAACCACAATCAAATTGTTGGCTGGCTGGAAGGTGAATATGGTCCCGACTGCCTTCCTGTTTTCCTCCGGGGTTTCTCAACAGATTCGGTTCTGTCCACGATGATCGATGTCACTATCAGAATGTTTGAAAGGAGGAATTCGAATGCAGTAACCGTCGACATCCCAGGGGAAGACACATTGAGCTGCATCCTGCATGGAATCGCGCTGGGTGATTTTGTCAGTTACTACCTAGCCATGCTGAAAGGCATCGACCCGACGCCCATTCATTCGATCAGTGAGTTGAAGAGTAATTTACCAAATCACCTGATCAGGGATTGA
- the ribB gene encoding 3,4-dihydroxy-2-butanone-4-phosphate synthase encodes MFENVTRALQDLRDGKIILIYDADNRERETDMVIASEKVTPEIIRTMRKDAGGLICTTVHNDIRELIEIPYLADVFSDISDRYPIFSQLSPNDIPYDTKSAFSITINHRNTFTGITDRDRALTISEFAKFARRALTTENGWAKEEFGRLFRAPGHVYLLNARKDLLVSRFGHTELATAMTVMAGVVPTATICEMMGDDGNALPKERAKAYAREHGLVFLEGKEIIEAWRSGAWSR; translated from the coding sequence ATGTTCGAAAATGTGACTAGAGCTCTTCAGGATTTACGTGACGGGAAAATCATTCTCATCTATGATGCAGATAACAGAGAAAGAGAGACGGACATGGTTATCGCTTCGGAAAAAGTCACACCAGAGATTATCAGGACGATGAGAAAGGATGCCGGCGGACTGATATGCACAACGGTACACAATGACATTCGAGAGCTCATCGAAATCCCATACCTCGCCGACGTTTTTAGCGATATTTCAGATCGCTACCCAATCTTTTCACAGCTCAGTCCGAATGATATTCCATACGATACGAAATCAGCGTTTTCAATCACCATTAACCATCGGAATACTTTTACGGGGATAACAGACAGGGACAGGGCTCTTACGATTTCTGAATTCGCAAAGTTCGCAAGGCGCGCGCTCACAACGGAAAACGGATGGGCAAAGGAGGAATTCGGACGACTTTTCAGAGCGCCTGGTCACGTGTACCTCCTCAATGCTCGAAAAGACCTGCTCGTCTCGAGGTTCGGTCATACCGAGCTTGCGACTGCAATGACCGTTATGGCCGGTGTTGTACCGACTGCAACAATATGCGAAATGATGGGTGATGACGGGAATGCTCTTCCAAAAGAGCGGGCAAAAGCATATGCGAGAGAGCATGGATTGGTATTTCTTGAGGGAAAAGAGATCATCGAAGCGTGGCGATCCGGTGCGTGGTCACGATGA
- a CDS encoding FAD synthase: MTRVMATGVFDLLHVGHLHYLNEAKRLGDELVVVVATDSTVRKRKHEPVTPETLRLELIRALKPVDRAVIGHEGDIFKIVEEIKPDIIALGYDQEFDEGQLQEELARRGIKAKVVRLSKYEDDLNGTRKIIQKIVDWYTFKKTIEKTERDHEDHRDR, encoded by the coding sequence ATGACACGCGTCATGGCAACGGGCGTCTTCGATTTGTTACACGTCGGCCACCTTCATTATCTCAACGAGGCTAAAAGACTGGGAGACGAATTGGTTGTCGTAGTTGCCACCGACTCCACGGTGAGAAAAAGGAAGCATGAACCTGTGACTCCAGAGACGCTAAGGCTTGAGCTGATCAGGGCTTTAAAACCGGTGGACAGGGCTGTCATCGGACACGAAGGTGACATATTCAAAATCGTTGAGGAGATCAAGCCAGATATCATAGCGCTTGGATACGATCAGGAATTCGATGAAGGTCAACTTCAAGAGGAACTGGCTCGGAGGGGCATCAAAGCGAAAGTCGTTCGATTATCGAAATACGAAGACGATCTCAATGGAACAAGAAAGATTATCCAGAAGATAGTTGACTGGTATACATTCAAAAAAACGATCGAAAAAACGGAGAGGGATCATGAAGATCATCGGGATCGCTGA
- a CDS encoding riboflavin synthase: MKIIGIADTTFARYDMGASAIDELKKAGTGFKIVRYTVPGIKDLPVACKKLFDEQKCDIVIALGMPGGKPIDKTCAHEASLGLIQCQLLTNRHIIEVFVHEDEAPDEKTLAWLADRRAREHALNAYNLLFRPEVLMRNAGKGLRQGYEDVGPLKE, from the coding sequence ATGAAGATCATCGGGATCGCTGATACGACTTTTGCCCGATACGATATGGGTGCGAGTGCTATCGATGAACTTAAGAAGGCAGGTACGGGATTCAAAATTGTCCGCTATACCGTGCCTGGCATTAAGGATCTGCCAGTTGCATGCAAGAAACTCTTTGATGAACAGAAATGCGATATCGTCATTGCGCTCGGCATGCCAGGTGGCAAACCAATTGACAAGACATGCGCTCATGAAGCTTCCCTTGGCCTGATCCAATGTCAGTTACTCACGAACAGGCATATAATCGAAGTATTCGTGCACGAGGACGAGGCACCCGACGAAAAAACACTTGCATGGCTAGCCGATAGGAGAGCAAGGGAGCACGCCCTGAACGCGTACAATCTTCTTTTTAGACCAGAGGTTCTTATGAGAAATGCTGGTAAAGGTTTGAGACAGGGCTACGAAGATGTTGGCCCGCTGAAGGAGTGA
- a CDS encoding 6,7-dimethyl-8-ribityllumazine synthase — protein MKKFNIGIVVSEYNFDITSMMLERAKEHAKFLDVNIAKIVTVPGVFDMPLAIKKMIQEKDIDGIVTIGAVIEGETEHDEVIMQQAARKIADLALEYDKPVTLGISGPGMTRLQAEERIEKAREAVEACVKLLKALS, from the coding sequence ATGAAGAAATTCAACATAGGGATAGTTGTTTCTGAATATAATTTTGACATCACATCGATGATGCTGGAAAGGGCGAAGGAACACGCGAAATTTTTGGATGTCAATATCGCAAAAATCGTGACGGTTCCGGGTGTCTTTGACATGCCACTTGCGATCAAGAAGATGATCCAGGAAAAAGACATTGATGGAATCGTGACGATCGGCGCCGTCATTGAAGGCGAAACCGAGCATGATGAAGTCATCATGCAGCAGGCTGCCAGAAAAATCGCCGATCTTGCACTTGAATACGATAAGCCAGTAACGCTCGGGATCAGCGGTCCAGGAATGACAAGGCTCCAGGCTGAAGAGCGCATTGAAAAAGCAAGAGAGGCTGTGGAAGCGTGCGTTAAGCTGCTCAAGGCCCTTTCCTAA
- a CDS encoding FAD-dependent oxidoreductase, which yields MKEELNNVLIIGGGIAGISSALELANHGHEVFLVERRPSIGGRMSQLDKTFPTLDCAICILAPKMVEVSRNPHIHLMTYSEIESIKGHENGFNVRIKVKRRHVDATKCTGCGICADHCPQRHLNDEFNEGLGERSAIYIPFPQAVPRVATIDEHHCLRLTKGVCGICEKKCPAGAIKFDDKETFVDIDVKSIIIATGFDVYDGSYLARYGYGRFKNVITSLQYERMLNASGPTKGVIARPSDGRIPTRIGIVQCAGSRVEGCKSYCSKICCIYATKEAILTKEHLPESEILIFYNDLRTIGKGHEEFIRRSKQELGVQYIPSLIGDVEEDEEQCIRIRYHDRQTDKILSTAVDLLILCPPIIPSNGTAELARMLDIDLDENGFIRTLDSNPVATTRDGVFVCGCARGPEDISNTVTDAMTVACVVTQRSDVGVVELKEDEEDIFETEINEPRIGVFVCSCGMNIGAVVDVDEVVRYASTLPGVVHAEKCMYACSQDNQTAIQNAIRELKLNRILVAACSPRSHLQLFQDTCRRAGLNRNLVGFVSIRELDSWVHQHDGERATEKAKILVRMGIANIALARPMKQIRSEVIRSAIVIGGGIAGMTAALSIASKGFSVYLVEKADVLGGHVKEKHLKDLDGGLPQKVFNQMIDAIRSCKNIEVLTSTSIAAVSGSVGHFVVKLTRGGLETGSFLGDRIIEAGVIILTTGAEPLRPEGIYDYGLDDRIISQLEFERMLEDGTAKGVDIVEILCAGSRENEGRTYCSQICCEVAFRDLLELKRMSPQSRVFVLYRDIRINGLMEKYYKEACELGIKFIRFSEEDPPRIDRLDGLNVRVKDIISDDELVIRPDLVVLAVPLVPREDNKILSEMLKVPLSEDGFFLEAHPKLRPVDFSVDGIFVAGAAQYPKGIVESMKQGFAAASRALGILMNAQIVRDPTVAVVDQELCTGCARCIEACPYSAVEIRIQDGMLVAEVNSLLCKGCGACAASCPCRAITLHNFTNDQIIAQIDAALEDSGEDEIRGIAFLCHWCAYAGADNAGVSRFQYPPDILPIRIMCSGRIDPFHVLYALLKGSDGVFIGACHPGDCHYMIGNQLMKRKIDNLREMIKDYGFDPERVRVEWVSASEGRKFAEAMKEFVADLRRLGPNPLKKSIIVEHRVHERGVT from the coding sequence ATGAAGGAGGAGCTCAACAACGTCTTAATCATCGGCGGGGGGATAGCAGGTATTTCTTCCGCGCTTGAACTCGCCAATCACGGCCATGAGGTTTTTCTCGTTGAACGCAGACCGTCGATCGGTGGAAGGATGTCACAGTTGGATAAGACATTTCCTACACTGGACTGTGCAATTTGTATTCTTGCACCGAAAATGGTCGAAGTCTCAAGGAACCCACACATCCATTTAATGACATATTCGGAAATCGAGAGTATTAAAGGTCACGAAAACGGATTCAATGTGAGAATTAAAGTAAAAAGAAGACATGTTGATGCTACAAAATGCACGGGTTGTGGTATCTGCGCCGATCACTGCCCTCAAAGGCATCTTAATGACGAATTCAATGAAGGATTGGGGGAGAGATCAGCCATCTACATCCCTTTTCCCCAGGCCGTGCCAAGGGTTGCAACGATCGATGAGCATCACTGCCTCAGATTGACGAAGGGCGTATGTGGAATCTGTGAGAAGAAATGCCCCGCTGGGGCTATTAAATTCGATGATAAGGAAACATTCGTCGATATCGACGTTAAATCGATCATTATCGCAACTGGATTCGATGTTTATGATGGAAGTTATCTCGCTCGATACGGGTACGGACGTTTCAAGAACGTTATCACATCGTTGCAATACGAAAGGATGCTTAACGCCTCAGGACCAACAAAGGGCGTGATTGCGAGACCATCTGATGGCAGAATCCCTACACGCATCGGCATCGTGCAATGTGCAGGATCAAGGGTCGAAGGATGTAAGAGTTACTGCTCGAAAATCTGCTGCATCTATGCAACGAAGGAAGCGATCCTCACGAAGGAGCATTTGCCTGAATCGGAAATTCTTATTTTTTACAATGATCTTCGAACAATTGGAAAAGGACATGAAGAATTCATCAGAAGATCGAAGCAAGAACTCGGCGTCCAATATATTCCCTCCTTAATAGGAGACGTCGAGGAGGATGAGGAACAGTGTATCAGGATCAGATATCACGATCGGCAAACTGACAAAATACTTTCAACTGCGGTTGATCTCCTGATTCTCTGTCCCCCGATCATTCCAAGTAATGGGACTGCAGAGCTTGCAAGAATGCTTGATATAGATCTTGATGAAAACGGATTCATCAGGACCCTCGACTCAAACCCAGTTGCGACGACAAGAGATGGCGTTTTTGTTTGCGGATGTGCGAGAGGTCCAGAAGACATTTCCAACACGGTCACGGACGCGATGACCGTAGCCTGCGTTGTGACGCAAAGAAGCGATGTCGGTGTTGTTGAATTGAAGGAAGATGAAGAGGACATTTTTGAGACGGAGATAAATGAGCCGCGAATCGGCGTTTTCGTTTGCAGCTGTGGGATGAACATTGGCGCTGTTGTTGATGTAGACGAGGTCGTGCGTTATGCCTCCACGTTGCCAGGAGTGGTTCACGCGGAGAAATGCATGTACGCATGCTCCCAAGACAACCAAACCGCCATTCAGAATGCAATCAGAGAATTGAAATTGAATAGGATACTTGTGGCTGCGTGTAGCCCAAGAAGCCATCTTCAATTGTTCCAGGATACATGCAGACGCGCCGGATTGAATAGGAATCTCGTGGGTTTCGTCAGCATCAGAGAATTGGATAGTTGGGTCCACCAGCATGACGGAGAAAGGGCGACGGAGAAAGCGAAAATACTTGTGAGAATGGGAATCGCCAATATCGCCCTTGCGAGACCGATGAAACAGATCCGGAGCGAGGTCATTCGCTCAGCGATCGTAATCGGTGGCGGCATTGCTGGCATGACGGCTGCTCTTTCGATTGCTTCGAAAGGCTTCTCAGTATATCTTGTTGAAAAAGCAGACGTTCTCGGTGGTCATGTAAAAGAAAAACATCTGAAAGATCTCGACGGCGGTTTGCCCCAAAAAGTGTTCAACCAGATGATCGATGCCATCAGATCCTGCAAGAACATAGAGGTGTTGACATCAACATCGATCGCAGCAGTCAGCGGTTCCGTAGGGCACTTTGTTGTCAAGCTCACGAGAGGAGGGCTAGAAACAGGTTCATTTCTGGGGGATAGAATCATCGAGGCTGGTGTGATCATTCTTACAACTGGTGCTGAGCCGCTACGGCCCGAAGGCATCTATGATTATGGATTGGATGATCGCATTATTTCCCAGCTTGAATTTGAGAGAATGCTTGAAGATGGAACGGCAAAGGGAGTTGATATTGTCGAGATTCTTTGTGCAGGTTCGCGAGAAAATGAGGGCAGAACGTACTGTTCTCAGATATGCTGCGAGGTTGCCTTTAGAGATCTTCTCGAATTAAAGCGGATGAGTCCTCAATCGAGAGTTTTCGTTCTTTACAGGGATATTCGAATCAACGGTCTTATGGAAAAATATTATAAAGAGGCATGCGAGCTCGGAATCAAGTTCATCAGATTCAGTGAAGAAGATCCGCCGAGAATTGATCGATTAGACGGTCTCAATGTAAGAGTAAAGGATATCATCAGTGACGATGAGCTTGTCATCAGACCAGATCTTGTCGTTCTTGCCGTACCACTCGTACCAAGAGAAGATAATAAGATTCTCTCAGAAATGCTCAAAGTGCCTCTCTCGGAAGACGGATTCTTTCTCGAAGCTCACCCCAAGCTACGCCCTGTCGATTTTTCCGTCGATGGCATCTTCGTTGCCGGTGCGGCCCAATATCCAAAGGGCATAGTCGAATCAATGAAACAAGGCTTCGCCGCGGCGTCACGCGCTCTTGGGATTCTTATGAACGCACAGATAGTCCGTGATCCGACTGTTGCAGTCGTTGACCAAGAACTATGTACAGGATGTGCGAGGTGTATTGAAGCTTGCCCGTACAGCGCGGTCGAGATTAGAATACAGGATGGGATGCTTGTGGCGGAAGTTAACAGCCTTTTATGTAAGGGATGTGGGGCCTGCGCTGCATCGTGTCCGTGCAGAGCGATCACCCTTCATAACTTCACAAACGACCAGATCATTGCACAGATAGACGCAGCCCTAGAGGATTCCGGAGAAGATGAGATCAGAGGTATCGCCTTCCTATGCCATTGGTGCGCATACGCAGGAGCTGATAATGCAGGCGTCAGCAGATTCCAGTATCCTCCAGACATCCTCCCGATCAGAATTATGTGCAGCGGAAGGATCGATCCATTTCATGTTCTCTACGCGCTTCTCAAAGGATCGGACGGCGTTTTCATCGGAGCATGCCATCCTGGCGACTGCCATTATATGATCGGCAATCAACTCATGAAAAGAAAGATCGATAATCTGAGAGAAATGATTAAGGATTATGGTTTCGACCCAGAACGTGTTAGAGTTGAGTGGGTATCAGCTTCGGAGGGCAGAAAGTTCGCAGAAGCTATGAAAGAATTCGTGGCAGACCTGAGGCGCCTCGGACCAAATCCCCTGAAAAAATCGATCATTGTTGAGCATCGTGTTCACGAAAGGGGGGTGACTTGA
- a CDS encoding Coenzyme F420 hydrogenase/dehydrogenase, beta subunit C-terminal domain produces the protein MSKELETYVWSLGKCTGCGACVACCSRGVLYFPDGKQNPDHRKLTKRFGLSTYDIDPCFGCEAFCVEVCPRLREWGEGKMVSVVSARSCLTALRSRHGDLLSDVLNQLLVSALESGFIDGAIVTDVDRWTWQPFSRVVTTESEIYDCAGHQFIWSPTLSSLNEAVHDKSLRKIALVGAPCVIDAARMIQKSKMKGLEIYGKSLRILIGRFCGGVCTHDLVSEVIEKEMGISPRNIAMMDRSTAEKLLTVTLRDGTVREISLANTQKYLRMGCARCTDYLAESADISIGYTGSRYGYCTIITRNAAGESLLTRAVQTGHLEITKSVDTNQLYIAKRNKQRRRRSQLYDEELLLMLEGLTDPEKRLEALKRYAQLSVRR, from the coding sequence ATGTCAAAGGAGCTTGAAACCTATGTTTGGAGTCTCGGCAAATGTACGGGTTGTGGCGCCTGTGTCGCATGTTGCTCAAGGGGGGTTCTATATTTCCCTGACGGAAAACAAAACCCAGACCACCGGAAACTGACAAAACGTTTTGGCCTTTCCACGTATGATATTGATCCTTGTTTCGGCTGCGAGGCCTTTTGCGTTGAAGTCTGTCCGCGACTGAGAGAGTGGGGCGAGGGGAAGATGGTTTCTGTCGTCTCGGCGAGATCCTGCCTCACTGCTCTCAGAAGTAGGCACGGAGATCTTCTCAGTGATGTGTTAAACCAGTTGCTCGTTAGCGCTTTGGAAAGCGGCTTCATAGATGGTGCCATTGTCACCGATGTCGATAGATGGACTTGGCAGCCTTTTTCAAGGGTCGTCACAACTGAAAGTGAAATATACGATTGTGCTGGGCACCAGTTTATCTGGTCCCCGACGCTGTCGAGTCTCAACGAGGCTGTGCATGACAAGTCACTGAGAAAAATCGCTCTCGTTGGCGCCCCGTGCGTGATCGACGCCGCGAGAATGATTCAAAAGTCGAAAATGAAGGGGCTCGAAATTTACGGAAAATCGCTGAGGATACTCATCGGAAGATTTTGTGGAGGAGTTTGCACGCACGATCTCGTTTCAGAAGTAATTGAGAAGGAGATGGGCATCTCACCAAGGAATATTGCAATGATGGATCGTTCTACCGCTGAAAAGCTTCTCACGGTGACGCTGCGTGACGGTACAGTCCGAGAAATTTCATTAGCAAACACCCAGAAGTACCTCCGGATGGGCTGCGCACGATGCACTGATTATCTGGCAGAATCGGCTGACATTTCAATAGGTTACACTGGCTCACGATATGGCTACTGCACGATCATCACAAGAAACGCCGCTGGAGAGAGCCTGCTGACGAGGGCCGTCCAAACGGGCCATCTCGAGATCACAAAGAGTGTCGATACGAATCAACTTTATATCGCGAAACGAAACAAACAGAGGAGGAGAAGATCCCAACTTTACGATGAGGAATTGCTTCTGATGCTAGAGGGACTTACTGATCCAGAAAAAAGGCTGGAGGCTTTGAAACGCTACGCCCAGCTCTCTGTGAGGCGGTGA
- a CDS encoding alpha-hydroxy-acid oxidizing protein, which produces MTLAGHYWITIERDRCRSWQQPWKCGACIDACEQGVFARDEKGRVYVANEIACVGCKICMEQGCPNSCIYVRPATPESLSRGIWTTQTIEEIHRKAQTGEYEIRGYGTMGNIPHFDGLVVVPSQLASRPPKDKYREKFRMEVTIGERTCAKPIKLNYPFVFAAMSYGAISREGKMALAVAAAKLGILANTGEGGMFPGEAILAHGYENEESFRKGVRRWNPGGYLAVQYSTGRWGVSMDYLQAGDAIEIKIGQGAKPGMGGHLLGKKVTEDIAMIRGLPPGTDALSPCRHYDIIDQKDLKKKVEILRDLTNYEKPIMIKMGPSLPYEDTYIAAEAGVDAISIDGMVGGTGASPEVVTQNAGIPTIACIRQAAKALKDMGLKGKVKLIALGGIRDGADAFKAIALGADAVGFGAAAEIALGCRGCMSCHKGACHYGLATQEARFRACLNVEAASQRLVNFVRACAEELKILAMLSGHDRLDTISADDLRAIDLNTAAMTGVKLAGLEKVFPQSWEGFDD; this is translated from the coding sequence ATGACGCTTGCCGGACACTACTGGATCACTATCGAGAGGGATAGATGCAGAAGTTGGCAACAACCATGGAAATGCGGAGCGTGTATTGATGCTTGCGAACAGGGAGTTTTCGCAAGAGATGAGAAAGGAAGAGTGTATGTTGCGAACGAAATCGCATGCGTGGGATGCAAGATATGCATGGAACAGGGCTGTCCTAACAGCTGCATTTATGTGAGACCCGCAACACCAGAGTCACTTTCTAGAGGCATCTGGACAACCCAGACGATCGAGGAAATTCACAGAAAGGCACAAACAGGAGAATACGAGATCAGAGGCTACGGCACGATGGGAAACATACCGCACTTTGACGGACTCGTCGTCGTGCCATCACAACTCGCATCAAGGCCTCCAAAGGACAAATACAGAGAGAAATTCAGAATGGAAGTTACAATCGGTGAGAGAACGTGCGCGAAGCCGATTAAACTCAATTATCCATTTGTCTTCGCCGCCATGTCTTACGGGGCAATATCAAGAGAAGGAAAGATGGCACTTGCCGTTGCGGCCGCAAAGTTGGGCATACTTGCGAATACTGGTGAAGGTGGGATGTTTCCAGGTGAGGCGATCCTCGCACATGGCTACGAAAACGAAGAATCGTTCAGAAAAGGTGTCAGGAGATGGAATCCCGGTGGCTATCTTGCCGTGCAATATTCTACAGGGAGATGGGGTGTTTCGATGGACTACCTTCAAGCGGGGGATGCAATCGAAATCAAGATCGGCCAGGGGGCCAAGCCTGGGATGGGGGGTCATCTGCTTGGAAAGAAGGTAACAGAAGATATCGCAATGATCAGGGGATTACCGCCGGGAACGGATGCTTTGTCGCCGTGCAGGCATTACGATATCATCGATCAGAAGGATCTCAAGAAAAAGGTCGAAATACTCCGTGATTTAACGAATTACGAAAAGCCCATTATGATCAAAATGGGTCCGAGCCTTCCCTACGAAGACACATACATCGCCGCAGAGGCTGGTGTTGATGCGATCTCAATCGATGGGATGGTAGGTGGGACTGGCGCCTCGCCTGAAGTTGTCACACAAAACGCGGGAATTCCGACAATCGCGTGCATCCGTCAAGCTGCGAAGGCATTGAAGGACATGGGTCTGAAGGGTAAGGTAAAGCTGATCGCCCTTGGAGGTATCAGAGATGGTGCGGATGCGTTCAAGGCGATCGCCCTTGGAGCTGATGCGGTGGGCTTTGGCGCTGCGGCGGAAATCGCCCTCGGCTGCCGGGGATGCATGTCGTGTCATAAGGGTGCGTGTCATTACGGACTTGCAACTCAGGAAGCACGGTTTAGAGCTTGCCTTAATGTCGAAGCAGCTTCTCAGCGACTCGTTAATTTCGTCCGCGCCTGCGCTGAAGAGTTAAAAATATTGGCCATGCTGTCAGGTCACGACAGACTTGATACCATATCAGCTGATGACCTCAGGGCAATCGATCTCAATACGGCAGCAATGACGGGTGTCAAACTCGCTGGTCTCGAAAAGGTCTTCCCTCAATCATGGGAAGGATTTGACGATTGA
- a CDS encoding aminotransferase class I/II-fold pyridoxal phosphate-dependent enzyme, which translates to MIKATRRSMGLSSPIRDFLVYARQLEEKGIRVLKLNIGDPNKFDFETPKHIREALCRAVEECDNGYADAEGIAELRRAIVEKEREKNSIDLDIGDVVITTGVTEAIQAVIAASIEPGDELLLPGPGYPTYSEYVSFFDGVPVPYKKDESNDWQPDLEDMRRKITKKTKGIVVINPNNPTGAVYSQKTLKAIADLAGEYGLFLITDEIYDLMTFDGTHYSPSTLAPDVPVIIFNGFSKVNLLPGWRLGYIAFRDAGGQLEEIKSGVMRQLRVRLSANHPCQIAMLQALKGPKDYMEETNRKLRERAIFAYKRFNEIEGLSTTKPKGAFYIFPKIESNRWKSDRDFILDVLLNAHILFAPGSGFCRTYGIGHFRSVFLPSIDILSEAFDRLEHFLRSR; encoded by the coding sequence GTGATCAAGGCAACACGACGATCGATGGGCTTGAGTTCACCGATACGGGATTTCCTTGTCTACGCGAGACAGCTTGAAGAAAAAGGCATCAGGGTTCTCAAACTTAACATTGGAGACCCCAATAAGTTCGACTTCGAGACGCCGAAGCATATCAGGGAGGCTCTGTGCCGTGCTGTCGAAGAGTGCGATAATGGATATGCTGATGCGGAAGGGATAGCGGAGCTGAGACGCGCGATTGTGGAAAAGGAAAGAGAAAAAAACAGCATTGATCTGGACATTGGAGATGTTGTGATCACAACGGGAGTCACCGAGGCGATTCAGGCCGTGATCGCTGCGTCGATCGAACCAGGTGATGAGTTGTTACTGCCCGGTCCTGGTTATCCGACTTACTCCGAGTACGTTTCGTTCTTTGATGGTGTCCCAGTTCCTTACAAAAAGGATGAATCAAATGACTGGCAGCCAGACCTGGAGGATATGAGAAGAAAGATCACGAAGAAAACGAAAGGGATCGTTGTAATCAATCCCAACAATCCTACTGGGGCAGTTTATTCGCAGAAAACACTAAAAGCGATCGCGGATCTTGCTGGTGAATATGGGTTGTTTTTGATTACCGATGAAATCTACGATCTCATGACCTTCGATGGAACACACTATTCTCCGTCAACGCTTGCGCCCGACGTGCCTGTTATCATTTTCAACGGGTTTTCGAAAGTCAATCTCCTGCCAGGTTGGAGGCTTGGTTATATCGCTTTTCGGGATGCTGGTGGTCAACTTGAAGAAATAAAATCAGGAGTTATGCGTCAGCTTAGAGTAAGACTTTCAGCAAATCATCCATGTCAGATCGCAATGCTTCAGGCACTAAAAGGTCCAAAGGATTACATGGAGGAAACGAATCGGAAGCTGAGGGAAAGAGCGATCTTTGCGTACAAGAGATTTAATGAAATTGAAGGTCTAAGCACGACGAAACCCAAGGGAGCCTTCTACATCTTTCCAAAAATCGAATCGAACAGGTGGAAGAGCGACAGAGATTTTATCCTGGATGTGCTGCTCAACGCTCACATTCTTTTCGCACCAGGGTCGGGGTTCTGCAGGACATATGGGATTGGACATTTCCGGTCGGTTTTCCTCCCGAGCATCGATATATTGTCCGAAGCGTTTGATAGACTAGAGCACTTTTTGAGAAGCAGGTGA